The following proteins come from a genomic window of Syngnathus acus chromosome 15, fSynAcu1.2, whole genome shotgun sequence:
- the gtf2a1l gene encoding TFIIA-alpha and beta-like factor — protein sequence MLTNSGPAVVKLYLSIIDDVIESMRELFLDEGLEDCILDDLRHLWETKMMESKAMDDFRKNNINSPNFVLQLPPNYSRNDAEAPVMIPPSQNIHNFHVQNNCEALTTFSLPTGLSYPVQIPAGVTLQTASGQLYKVNVPVVVTQAPAGQQTSQQPQKVTEQKEAPDAPQTSVQPGKTLPHGPMPLPVPTSGIPPPPPPRDSLLPPSQESSVLQQDAMPEYPQIEIGSEEVFTDTTQFKSSDIDDILKVVIEEEREKAARARNLALTNSYDQPESILGRIFGPINTDIGTFCVVVNLLSLFHQNFVFFLFIITVIHKLDLEYNYNELSDIVQLDGTADNSDPDEEDVPLEENEFLGMINAEALKALQAGVSSDGNSTSSSSDSEAAEEQIEDEDPLNSGDDVFEQDIPDLFDSENVIVCQYDKIHRSKNRWKFHLKDGVMCYGGRDYVFSKAVGEAEW from the exons ATGCTGACCAACTCAGGCCCAGCGGTG GTAAAGCTCTATCTGTCAATAATTGATGATGTGATCGAGAGCATGAGGGAGCTGTTCTTGGATGAGGGCCTTGAAGACTGCATCCTGGATGATTTACGACAT CTTTGGGAGACAAAGATGATGGAGTCAAAGGCCATGgacgacttcaggaagaacaaCATAAACTCTCCAAACTTTGTGCTGCAGCTTCCACCCAACTACAGCCGTAACGATGCAGAAGCCCCAG TAATGATCCCCCCAAGTCAGAATATTCACAATTTTCATGTCCAG AACAACTGTGAGGCTCTTACCACCTTCTCGCTTCCTACGGGTCTATCTTACCCAGTGCAGATACCTGCTGGAGTCACTCTACAAACAGCTTCTG GTCAACTTTACAAGGTCAACGTTCCTGTTGTAGTCACTCAGGCCCCAGCAGGTCAGCAAACTTCCCAACAGCCGCAGAAGGTCACTGAGCAAAAAGAGGCTCCTGATGCGCCACAGACTTCAGTACAACCCGGCAAAACACTTCCACATGGACCGATGCCACTGCCTGTGCCAACCTCGGGCatcccgccgccgccaccaccgcGAGATTCTCTTTTACCGCCCAGTCAAGAGAGCAGCGTCCTCCAGCAAGACGCGATGCCAGAGTACCCACAAATTGAG ATCGGCAGCGAGGAGGTTTTCACAGACACAACTCAGTTTAAGAGCAGCGACATTGACGACATCCTCAAAGTGGTCATTGAAGAGGAGCGAGAAAAAGCGGCAAGGGCGAGAAACTTGGCTCTCACCAATTCTTATGACCAGCCTGAATCCATTTTGGGG AGGATTTTTGGGCCAATTAA CACTGACATTGGCaccttttgtgttgttgtaaATCTTCTATCTCTATTCCAtcaaaattttgttttctttttgttcatCATCACCGTCATCCACAAGCTGGACCTGGAGTACAACTACAATGAACTGTCAGACATCGTCCAACTGGACGGTACGGCAGACAATTCAGACCCAGACGAGGAAGACGTGCCGCTGGAGGAGAATGAATTCCTGGGTATGATCAATGCAGAGGCCCTCAAGGCTCTGCAAGCAGGCGTGAGCAGTGATGGCAACAGCACCTCCTCCAGTAGTGACAGTGAAGCAGCTGAGGAACAAATAGAAGATGAG GATCCATTGAATTCAGGTGACGATGTGTTTGAACAAGACATCCCAGATCTCTTTGACTCGGAGAACGTTATTGTTTGCCAATATGACAAA ATTCACCGCAGTAAGAACCGCTGGAAGTTTCATTTGAAAGATGGGGTCATGTGTTATGGTGGCAGGGATTATGTGTTCTCTAAAGCTGTTGGGGAAGCAGAATGGTAA